Within the Mumia flava genome, the region CTCCACGCAAGTTTCCGCATGCCGTAGACGAACTGGCCGGCGTCCCACAGGACGTTTACGAACAGGTGGCCGGGCGTCTGATCGACCAGCGGAGGTCGCGGGTGTTGCCGTTTCAGGCCATGATCTCCTCGCCAAGGGGTGACGTGATCTACCGGAGACAGGATGCGCGGATCGCACGCGAGGAGGAGTTGCGCGCAGAGGTGACGATGCTCGAAGCGGAGCGTGTCCTATTGGATGACCAACGCTCTAGGATGGCTCGACCGGAAGGCGTGCGCGGTGGCCTCATCGTCCTCGGCTTGTTCGCCGCGCTGGGCGTTGTCTTCCCAATGATCGTGATGAGCCTGCGGCCGGTTCCTTCGGGGCCTGGCGTCCGAGTCTCGCTGATCCTCGCCTTCGTAGTGGGCTTCGTTGCCCTCACCGGCTACATGGTGAGCCAGGTCCGAACGCTTCGAACGCGGGCAGCGCCGGCAACCGCGGATTGAGGTGGCTCCTGCGACTCGAACTGCCTCGCGTCCGACGCGAACCCGCTAAGGTCACGGTCACGTCACGGAGGGCCGCGCCCCTCATCCAGAAGTTGAAAAAGCCGGCCCGATGGAGTTAAGTTTTGTCTACAGTGCAACCTCATGAGGTCCTCGAGCGAGGGGCCAAGGGGCAAGTGGTTGCGCTGAAGGAGTCGAAAGGTCGATGTCCGGCAAGGGAGTTCCTCGCCAGGTTGGACAAGCAGGCGAAAGGGCAGTTTCGTGCTGCGTTTCAGAGGTTAGTGACGACGGGGACGCTCAAGTCGCCCGAGCGGTACCGGCGACTCGAGGTCCCAGGCAAGCCGCCAGTGTTCGAGATCAAGGCGCCAGCCGGCCCCGGATGGCGCCTGTACGTCATCCGCGAGGGCGACATCTGGATCGCTACGCACGGGGCGAAGAAGCCATCCGATCGGAAGGTAGCGCGCGAGGCCGACCGCGCCAGGACCATGCACAGGGAGTGTTGGAATGGGCACGTTTGATTGGTACGAGGACGACGACGAGAGCCGTCGGATCCTTGCCGAGGAGACCCTCGTGCTCGATGTCGCTGAGGAGATGCAGGACGCAATCGAGAGGCGGGACTGCTCCCGGCAGGACCTTGCCCGGGCAATCGGCGTCTCGCCATCCGAGCTTAGCCAGCGCCTCAGTGGGAAGCGGAATCTGACCTTACGGAGCCTTGCCTGCATGGCCGACGCGCTTGACTATGACGTTCAGCTTGGGCTCATTGATCGACGCGCCTCCGTGACGCCCCTCCCGCGGCTCACTCAGCGACAGGGCGCATGGGCGGGAGATCGTCGGAACTACAATCGGACAGCCCCGCATCTTCGGGCGGTATCCTCGGACTCGAATTCGGGGGCCGCGTGAGCGAGCGGGACTTGACGATCGCTGAGATGCGGGAGTTCGCCATCAGGGTTCGCGACGCTACTGCGCTGCGCGACGTGCGGCTTGAGTCCATGACCTGCTCCTCGCGTCAGCCGATCCTCGATGTCCCAATGTCGGTAGACACCGACGTTGCCGTCTCCGTTCGTCGGGAGAGTGACCAGGCCCTGGCTGCCCGCTCGCGCTACAACGTCGTCGCGAAAGACGAAGGCGATGAGGAGGCTTGGTCCGCATCCTTCGTTGTGCTGGGGGAGTTTCACTCAGTTAGCGACGACCCGCTGCCCGACTGGGGAGGCGACGCCCAGGCGTCCTTTGGGCTCCTGGTGAGTGCCATGGCACTGCACCCGTTTGCGCGCGAGCTTGCCCAGTCGCTCTCGGCGCGGATGGGCTACCCATCGTTCACCCTTGACTTGCTTCCGTCGCTTGCCGAGGAGCCGCCGGACAGGGTGGTCACCGTCACGGTTGAGGACGATTCCGAGATGCTCGGCGAGGGGAACCGATGACCAGCGCGCATCCCTCTCGCTCCTGGCGCGGCTGCGCGATGTGCAAGCCGCAGAAGCGACGCGGACAGGGCCGACGCCAGCGTGACCCGATCGCCGTACAGCGCAAGCTCGGCAAACGCCGGCGGTACACCCGCACCGACGTCGGGGATTGAACTAGACGGGCTCGCGGTAGCCGCAGCGTTGGTCCGTGCAGAGACGCTCTCGGTCGGGCTCGCCGCGACCGACAAGTCGGCGAGGTCGCCTTCCTTGCCGCTCGACCATCGGTGCGCCGCACTTCGGACACGCTTCCGTTGCCATGAGAACTACCTACCACGCGCATCGTGCAATCTGACAGGGTTGCGCTCGTGGATTGGTCTGCACTGTGGAACGGCACCCTCGACTTCCTGTCCGTCGCGGCCTGGCCGATCGTCGCGTGCGTCGCGCTGTTCATGTTCCGCAAGCGGATACGTGATGTCACGTCTATCAACGCTGGCGGCCTCGGCCTCGAACTGGAGCCTCCAACGCTGGCGGGCGTTGAAGCGGAGTTCTCCGAGTCAGTCGCACCTGCGTTCA harbors:
- a CDS encoding helix-turn-helix domain-containing protein, whose protein sequence is MQDAIERRDCSRQDLARAIGVSPSELSQRLSGKRNLTLRSLACMADALDYDVQLGLIDRRASVTPLPRLTQRQGAWAGDRRNYNRTAPHLRAVSSDSNSGAA